From one Paeniglutamicibacter psychrophenolicus genomic stretch:
- a CDS encoding amino acid permease yields MEPHNVREHQHHASTKGAEVSAEGYKKTLTRRHVQMIAMGGAIGVGLFMGAGGRLASTGPALIFSYALAGLIAYFLMRALGELIMYRQSSGSFVSYSGELFGPKGAFLSGWMYVLNWVMTGIAELIAIGLYFTYFFPGVRVEAAALCALGLLVAVNLFSAKAFAEFEFWASFLKVAAIVLFLLIGIYLVVTNAQVGDGHAAVSNLFASEGGMFPRGVLISILVLNAVIFAYNGIELVGITAGEMEDPEREVPAAIRAVVVRIVVFYVGSVTLLAMILPWNQFKAGESPFVTVFDQLGWGWIGSVMNFIVITAALSSCNSGIYSIGRVFRAMANNGHAPQWLTKMNKRHVPYAAIWAIAAVYFVGVMLNIWLGGSYAFDLALNTASIGVLFTWASIFACQIMLRRKKGKISKLPMSGSPYTSWAGLVSLAIITVLIGFDTMVGKDGEVFHLGLYTIGCIPIIAVGLWIGWRKVRHNKPKSELYA; encoded by the coding sequence TTGGAACCACACAACGTACGAGAGCACCAGCACCACGCGTCCACCAAGGGCGCGGAGGTGTCTGCCGAAGGCTACAAGAAGACGCTGACCCGTCGCCACGTCCAGATGATCGCCATGGGAGGTGCCATTGGCGTGGGCCTGTTCATGGGTGCCGGTGGCCGCCTGGCTTCCACCGGTCCGGCCCTGATTTTCTCCTACGCGCTGGCCGGCCTGATCGCCTACTTCCTGATGCGTGCCCTGGGCGAGCTGATCATGTACCGCCAGTCCTCGGGTTCCTTCGTTTCCTACTCCGGTGAGCTCTTTGGCCCCAAGGGCGCCTTCCTCTCCGGCTGGATGTACGTGCTGAACTGGGTGATGACCGGCATTGCCGAGCTGATCGCCATTGGCCTGTACTTCACCTACTTCTTCCCCGGCGTCCGGGTGGAGGCCGCGGCGCTCTGCGCCCTGGGCCTGCTGGTGGCCGTGAACCTCTTCAGCGCCAAGGCCTTTGCCGAATTCGAGTTCTGGGCATCCTTCCTGAAGGTCGCCGCGATCGTGCTCTTCCTGCTGATCGGCATCTACCTGGTGGTCACCAACGCCCAGGTCGGCGACGGACACGCAGCGGTGAGCAACCTGTTCGCCAGCGAGGGCGGCATGTTCCCGCGCGGCGTGCTGATCTCCATCCTGGTCCTGAACGCAGTCATCTTCGCCTACAACGGCATCGAACTGGTCGGCATCACCGCCGGCGAAATGGAAGACCCTGAACGCGAAGTCCCCGCAGCCATCCGCGCCGTGGTCGTGCGCATCGTGGTCTTCTACGTCGGCTCGGTCACCCTGCTGGCGATGATCCTTCCATGGAACCAGTTCAAGGCCGGCGAAAGCCCGTTCGTGACGGTCTTCGACCAGCTGGGCTGGGGCTGGATCGGCAGCGTCATGAACTTCATCGTCATCACCGCCGCACTGAGCTCCTGCAACTCGGGCATCTACTCGATCGGCCGCGTCTTCCGCGCAATGGCCAACAACGGCCACGCCCCGCAGTGGCTGACCAAGATGAACAAGCGCCACGTCCCGTACGCAGCCATTTGGGCGATTGCCGCCGTCTACTTCGTTGGCGTCATGCTGAACATCTGGCTCGGCGGATCCTACGCGTTCGACCTCGCGCTGAACACCGCCTCGATCGGCGTGCTGTTCACCTGGGCCTCGATCTTCGCCTGCCAGATCATGCTGCGCAGGAAGAAGGGCAAGATCTCCAAGCTCCCGATGTCCGGTTCCCCATACACCAGCTGGGCGGGCCTGGTGTCACTTGCCATCATCACCGTGTTGATTGGCTTTGACACCATGGTGGGCAAGGACGGCGAGGTCTTCCACCTGGGCCTTTACACCATTGGCTGCATCCCGATCATTGCGGTGGGCCTGTGGATCGGCTGGCGCAAGGTGCGCCACAACAAGCCGAAGTCCGAGCTGTACGCCTAA
- a CDS encoding thiolase family protein, producing the protein MTEAFLVGGARTPVGRYGGALSSVRPDDLAAIAIKAAVERAGIDPADVDEVIFGNANGAGEENRNVARMAWLLAGFEDTVPGITVNRLCASGMSAITMASHMIKAGAADIVVAGGVESMSRAPWVQAKPTTAFAKPGESYDTSIGWRFPNPEFLSGELSREGKATFSMPETAEEVARVFNTSREDCDAFAVRSHERALAAIEAGHFKDEIVPVTVKTRKGEIIVDTDEGPRPGTTLEVLSKLRPVVKGGTVVTAGNASTLNDGASAIIVASEAAIKKYGLVPRARIIDGASAGLAPEIMGVGPVPATRKVMERSGYKIEDLAAAELNEAFSSQSLASMRELGIDPEIVNNDGGAIALGHPLGSSGSRIVITLLGRLEREAKEGGSKLGLATMCVGVGQGAALLIEGV; encoded by the coding sequence ATGACCGAGGCATTCTTGGTGGGCGGAGCCCGCACCCCGGTGGGACGTTACGGCGGAGCGCTGTCCAGCGTGCGCCCCGATGACCTGGCGGCAATCGCCATCAAGGCCGCCGTCGAGCGCGCCGGCATCGACCCGGCCGACGTCGACGAGGTCATCTTCGGCAACGCCAACGGCGCCGGCGAGGAAAACCGCAACGTCGCGCGCATGGCCTGGCTGTTGGCCGGCTTCGAGGACACCGTCCCGGGCATCACCGTCAACCGCCTCTGCGCATCGGGCATGAGCGCCATCACCATGGCGAGCCACATGATCAAGGCAGGTGCCGCGGACATCGTCGTCGCCGGCGGCGTCGAGTCCATGAGCCGCGCCCCCTGGGTCCAGGCAAAGCCAACGACTGCCTTTGCCAAGCCGGGAGAAAGCTACGACACCTCCATCGGCTGGCGCTTCCCGAACCCCGAGTTCCTCTCCGGCGAGCTGTCCCGCGAGGGCAAGGCCACCTTCTCGATGCCTGAAACGGCCGAGGAAGTCGCCCGCGTCTTCAACACCTCCCGCGAGGACTGCGACGCCTTTGCCGTGCGCTCGCACGAACGCGCGCTTGCCGCAATTGAGGCAGGGCACTTCAAGGACGAGATCGTCCCGGTCACGGTTAAGACCCGCAAGGGCGAGATCATCGTCGACACCGACGAGGGCCCGCGCCCCGGCACCACCCTGGAAGTCCTCTCCAAGCTGCGCCCCGTGGTCAAGGGCGGCACCGTGGTCACCGCGGGCAACGCCTCGACCCTCAACGACGGCGCATCGGCCATCATCGTGGCCTCCGAGGCCGCCATCAAGAAGTACGGACTTGTCCCGCGCGCCCGCATCATCGACGGTGCCTCCGCCGGCCTGGCCCCGGAGATCATGGGCGTCGGTCCGGTCCCTGCCACCCGCAAGGTCATGGAGCGTTCCGGCTACAAGATCGAGGACCTGGCCGCAGCCGAACTCAACGAGGCCTTCTCCTCGCAGTCGCTGGCTTCCATGCGCGAGCTGGGCATCGACCCGGAGATCGTGAACAACGACGGCGGAGCCATCGCGCTGGGCCACCCGCTGGGCTCCTCGGGTTCACGCATCGTGATCACGCTGCTGGGCCGCCTGGAGCGCGAAGCCAAGGAAGGCGGGTCCAAGCTGGGCCTGGCCACCATGTGCGTCGGCGTCGGCCAGGGCGCCGCGCTGCTCATCGAGGGTGTCTAG
- a CDS encoding enoyl-CoA hydratase/isomerase family protein, producing the protein MEPSGFTTLKLTEFDDRLYVQLDRPEVRNAIDQLMVDELHAVCAYLERTPKIMVLSGTPADPENGTKGIFASGADIAQLRERRRDDALAGINSGIFDRLAKLPMPVIAALDGFALGGGAELAFAADFRIGTPELRMGNPETGLGIMAAAGATWRLKELVGEPVAKEILLAGKVLKGEECLRVGLITELVEGKDLLEAASALADRIGKQDALAVRITKSVFHAPREAHPVIDTLAQGMLFESQAKFDRMAAFLDRKK; encoded by the coding sequence TTGGAACCTTCCGGTTTCACGACCCTGAAGCTCACCGAGTTCGACGACCGGCTCTATGTCCAGCTTGACCGCCCGGAGGTCAGGAACGCCATCGACCAGTTGATGGTCGACGAGCTGCACGCCGTGTGTGCCTACCTGGAACGCACCCCGAAGATCATGGTGCTCTCCGGCACCCCCGCGGACCCGGAAAACGGCACCAAGGGCATCTTCGCCTCCGGTGCCGACATCGCCCAGCTGCGCGAACGCCGACGCGACGATGCGCTTGCAGGGATCAACTCGGGCATCTTCGACAGGCTTGCAAAGCTGCCGATGCCGGTCATCGCGGCCCTTGACGGGTTCGCGCTGGGCGGCGGGGCCGAGCTGGCCTTTGCCGCGGACTTCCGCATCGGCACCCCCGAGCTGCGCATGGGCAACCCGGAAACCGGCCTGGGCATCATGGCCGCCGCGGGTGCCACCTGGCGCCTGAAGGAACTCGTGGGCGAACCTGTCGCCAAGGAGATCCTGCTGGCCGGCAAGGTGCTCAAGGGGGAGGAATGCCTGCGCGTCGGGCTCATCACCGAGCTCGTCGAGGGCAAGGACCTGCTGGAGGCCGCCTCCGCGCTGGCCGACCGCATCGGCAAGCAGGACGCACTGGCAGTGCGCATCACCAAGTCGGTGTTCCACGCCCCGCGCGAGGCGCACCCCGTCATCGACACCCTGGCCCAGGGCATGCTGTTCGAATCCCAGGCAAAATTCGACCGCATGGCCGCCTTCTTGGATCGGAAGAAATAA
- a CDS encoding 3-hydroxyacyl-CoA dehydrogenase family protein — protein MTTLPNTLPAKVGVLGGGRMGAGIAHAFLINGSDVLVVERDEASAQGALERVTESVAKSIARGGIDETQEQITSRLRVSVDYADFGDRGLVVEAVPEIWDLKVSSLKKVEENLAPDAILASNTSSLSMSGLAAELQRPENFLGLHFFNPVPASTLIEVVIAKQSAEALIERSRGWVAGLGKTAVVVNDAPGFASSRLGVAIALEAMRMVEEGVASAEDIDNAMVLGYKHPTGPLKTTDIVGLDVRLGIAEYLHETLGDRFAPPQILRDLVEAGHLGRKTGKGFYDWNDAK, from the coding sequence ATGACAACACTTCCCAACACGCTCCCGGCCAAGGTCGGCGTACTCGGCGGCGGACGCATGGGCGCCGGCATTGCCCACGCGTTCCTCATCAACGGCTCCGACGTCCTCGTCGTCGAACGCGACGAAGCCAGCGCCCAGGGTGCCCTGGAACGCGTCACCGAATCCGTGGCCAAGTCGATCGCCCGGGGCGGCATCGACGAGACCCAGGAGCAGATCACCTCACGCCTGCGCGTCTCGGTGGACTACGCCGACTTCGGCGACCGCGGACTGGTGGTCGAGGCCGTCCCGGAAATCTGGGACCTGAAGGTCTCCTCGCTCAAGAAGGTCGAGGAAAACCTCGCGCCCGACGCGATCCTGGCCTCCAACACCTCCTCGCTGTCGATGAGCGGGCTGGCCGCCGAACTGCAGCGCCCGGAAAACTTCCTGGGCCTGCACTTCTTCAATCCGGTCCCGGCCTCGACACTGATCGAGGTGGTCATCGCCAAGCAGAGCGCCGAGGCACTGATCGAGCGCTCGCGCGGCTGGGTTGCCGGACTGGGCAAGACCGCGGTCGTCGTCAACGACGCCCCCGGCTTCGCCTCCTCCCGCCTGGGCGTGGCCATCGCGCTGGAGGCCATGCGCATGGTCGAGGAGGGCGTGGCGTCCGCCGAGGACATCGACAACGCCATGGTGCTTGGCTACAAGCACCCGACCGGTCCGCTGAAGACCACCGACATCGTGGGCCTTGATGTGCGCCTGGGGATCGCCGAGTACCTGCACGAGACCCTGGGCGACCGCTTCGCCCCGCCGCAGATCCTGCGCGACCTGGTCGAGGCCGGCCACTTGGGCCGCAAGACCGGCAAGGGCTTCTACGACTGGAACGACGCCAAGTAG
- a CDS encoding tyrosine-protein phosphatase: MDSVSNSMDQPRWDGAVNARLVLGKLYRMGRSEWLTTTGWQQAYADGVRTVIDLRNPGERARRHTDPDVDEAAKAGITIINSPTEESGHPEFEALAVPYMNHPRMYPENLAFFPERIAEVFHHIAAAEGKIVLHCSAGRDRTGLIVSMLLELVDREDLLEPQYEAALRGINDWHRISAYKHPHESYLEERDLLGPLHERLRALGEFVASLRVEDFLREHGLSETELEAIKKRLA; encoded by the coding sequence ATGGATTCCGTGAGCAATTCGATGGACCAGCCTCGGTGGGATGGCGCCGTGAATGCGCGCCTGGTGCTGGGGAAGCTCTACCGCATGGGACGCAGCGAGTGGCTGACCACCACCGGATGGCAGCAGGCCTACGCGGACGGGGTGCGCACCGTCATCGACCTGCGCAATCCCGGCGAACGGGCCCGCCGGCACACCGATCCCGACGTCGACGAGGCGGCCAAGGCCGGGATCACGATCATCAATTCCCCCACCGAGGAGTCCGGCCACCCGGAGTTCGAGGCACTCGCGGTACCCTACATGAACCACCCGCGGATGTACCCGGAAAACCTCGCGTTCTTCCCCGAACGGATTGCCGAGGTGTTCCACCACATCGCCGCGGCCGAAGGCAAGATCGTGCTGCATTGCTCGGCGGGACGGGACCGCACCGGGCTGATCGTCTCGATGCTGCTCGAGTTGGTGGACCGCGAGGATCTGCTCGAACCCCAATACGAGGCGGCCCTGCGCGGGATCAACGACTGGCACAGGATCAGCGCCTACAAGCACCCCCACGAGTCCTACCTCGAGGAACGAGACCTCCTCGGCCCGCTGCACGAACGGCTTCGGGCGCTGGGCGAGTTCGTCGCCTCGCTGCGTGTCGAAGACTTCCTGCGGGAGCACGGGCTCAGCGAGACGGAGCTCGAAGCGATCAAGAAACGGCTCGCCTGA
- a CDS encoding GNAT family N-acetyltransferase, translated as MTPIAPVTLAGRLVTLEPLEKSHHDELVAAVRDGEVWKLWFTAVPSPQEMGAEIERRLELQEAGSMLPFVTRRNADSVVLGMTTFMDIDAGLPRVEIGSTWNRASVRGTGTNVDAKLLLLTHAFEVLGCPAVEFRTHWMNMASRAAIERLGAKLDGVLRAHRRMADGSLRDTCVYSIIASEWPQVRSGLEFRLAGHLDSAR; from the coding sequence ATGACGCCGATTGCACCCGTGACCCTCGCCGGACGGCTGGTCACGCTCGAACCGCTGGAAAAATCCCACCACGACGAACTGGTCGCCGCGGTGCGCGACGGGGAGGTCTGGAAGCTCTGGTTCACGGCGGTGCCGTCGCCCCAAGAAATGGGCGCGGAGATCGAGCGCCGGCTGGAACTGCAGGAGGCCGGCTCGATGCTGCCCTTCGTCACCCGGCGCAATGCCGATTCGGTGGTGCTGGGCATGACCACCTTCATGGACATCGACGCAGGTCTGCCCCGGGTGGAGATCGGCTCGACGTGGAACCGGGCCTCGGTGCGCGGGACCGGCACGAACGTCGATGCCAAGCTCCTGCTGCTCACCCATGCCTTCGAGGTCCTGGGCTGCCCGGCCGTGGAATTCCGCACGCATTGGATGAACATGGCCTCGCGCGCCGCGATCGAGCGCCTGGGGGCCAAGCTCGACGGGGTGCTGCGGGCGCACCGGCGCATGGCCGACGGTTCGTTGCGCGACACCTGTGTGTACTCGATCATCGCCTCCGAATGGCCGCAGGTGCGCTCCGGGCTCGAATTCCGGCTGGCCGGGCACCTGGATTCCGCCCGGTAG
- a CDS encoding GNAT family N-acetyltransferase, translating to MISTPSIVLPPARRTAPEAGDFAFRRFDPGTDAPLLHGWVNTERARYWGMLGTTVPEVRAAYGQLDVSAHHQVLLGLLPAPHGAAEPEPAFLLEHYSPEHSVLAGRYAHRNGDVGMHLLLAGPGEGRPLPGLSAAAMEATLAHLFADPAVLRIVVEPDAANTAIHSLNSRLGFRPAGRIELPAGDDTGVKTALLSLCTRADFAAATGRPSSATAHLSPTRWETANRHLLAKAIAEFTHERLLAPVPADGGWLLGSDAHEYRFAATVHALEHWVIDPDSLVVSIDGEAAAVDAAGFVLAFHNTLDLSEAQLPVYLEEITSTLASHCYKQLHSTASAAELAAGTGDGVADFQRTEAAMTEGHPCFVANNGRLGLGATDYLDHAPETGSALALHWVAAHGSRARYSAVPGLDAESLLQGELGTRQLARFRARIAEDCGSSGLEPEDFVLMPIHPWQWEHKLAVAFAADVATGHLVHLGAGEDLYQPQQSIRTFFNRSSPERHYVKTALSVLNMGFMRGLSAAYMENTPAINAWLTSIFENDEELRRCNTGLLREVAAVGYANPLYEAAGPDAPQRKMLAALWRESPAGSIEPGQQLATMASLLHLDAAGASLAAAHIRRSSLEATDWLTRYFDAYLVPLVHALCRYDLAFMPHGENVILVLEDSVPVRVLHKDLAEEIAVLGDRLALPPEVERIRAAVPDSERRLVVFTDIVDCFLRFLAPMLAREGICSEDVFWETAAERLLAYRARNPETTAAFDALELFAPDFELSCLNRLQLRNNARMLDLTDQSGGLIYAGTLANPMAGLGI from the coding sequence ATGATTTCCACACCCTCCATCGTCCTTCCCCCGGCCCGCCGCACCGCGCCGGAAGCCGGCGACTTCGCCTTCCGCCGCTTCGACCCGGGAACCGACGCCCCTTTGCTGCACGGATGGGTGAACACCGAGCGGGCCCGCTACTGGGGCATGCTCGGCACGACCGTCCCCGAGGTCCGCGCTGCCTACGGGCAGCTCGATGTCTCGGCGCACCACCAAGTGCTGCTGGGTCTGCTGCCCGCCCCGCACGGTGCGGCCGAGCCGGAACCGGCGTTCCTGCTCGAACACTATTCCCCGGAGCACTCGGTGCTTGCCGGCCGCTATGCCCACCGGAACGGGGATGTCGGCATGCACCTGCTGCTCGCCGGCCCCGGAGAGGGCAGACCGTTGCCCGGCCTCAGCGCGGCGGCCATGGAGGCGACGCTCGCCCACCTCTTCGCGGACCCGGCGGTGCTGCGGATCGTGGTCGAACCCGACGCGGCGAACACCGCCATCCACTCGCTGAACTCCCGGCTCGGTTTCCGCCCCGCCGGCCGGATCGAGCTGCCGGCCGGGGATGACACCGGGGTCAAGACCGCGCTGCTTTCCCTCTGCACCCGGGCGGACTTCGCCGCGGCGACCGGCCGCCCCTCGTCCGCCACGGCGCATCTGTCCCCCACCCGCTGGGAGACCGCCAACCGCCACCTGCTGGCCAAGGCCATCGCAGAGTTCACCCACGAGCGGCTGCTGGCCCCGGTTCCCGCGGACGGCGGCTGGCTGCTGGGCAGCGATGCCCACGAATACCGCTTTGCCGCGACCGTTCACGCCCTGGAGCACTGGGTCATCGACCCGGATTCGCTGGTGGTTTCCATCGACGGGGAAGCCGCCGCCGTCGATGCCGCCGGCTTCGTGCTGGCCTTCCATAATACCCTGGACCTGTCCGAAGCCCAGTTGCCGGTGTACCTCGAGGAAATCACCAGCACCCTGGCTTCGCACTGCTACAAGCAGCTGCACTCCACGGCGAGCGCGGCAGAGCTGGCCGCCGGGACCGGGGACGGGGTCGCCGACTTCCAGCGCACCGAGGCCGCAATGACCGAGGGGCACCCCTGCTTCGTGGCCAACAACGGCCGCCTGGGCCTGGGCGCCACCGACTACCTCGACCACGCCCCGGAGACCGGCTCGGCCCTGGCCCTGCACTGGGTCGCCGCGCACGGCTCCCGGGCCCGCTACAGCGCCGTGCCGGGACTGGACGCCGAGTCCCTGCTGCAGGGCGAGCTGGGGACCCGGCAGCTGGCCCGCTTCCGGGCACGGATCGCCGAGGACTGTGGCTCCAGCGGCCTGGAGCCGGAAGACTTCGTGCTGATGCCCATCCACCCGTGGCAGTGGGAGCACAAGCTCGCGGTGGCATTCGCCGCCGACGTGGCCACCGGCCACCTGGTGCACCTGGGCGCCGGGGAGGACCTGTACCAGCCGCAGCAATCGATCCGCACCTTCTTCAACCGCAGCAGCCCCGAACGCCACTACGTCAAGACCGCGCTGTCGGTGTTGAACATGGGCTTCATGCGCGGGCTCTCGGCCGCCTACATGGAGAACACCCCGGCCATCAACGCGTGGCTCACCTCGATCTTCGAAAACGACGAGGAGCTGCGCCGCTGCAACACGGGGCTGCTGCGGGAGGTCGCCGCGGTCGGCTACGCCAACCCGCTCTACGAGGCGGCCGGCCCGGATGCCCCGCAGCGCAAGATGCTGGCCGCGCTCTGGCGCGAATCCCCTGCCGGGTCGATCGAGCCCGGGCAGCAGCTGGCCACCATGGCCTCGTTGCTGCACCTGGACGCGGCCGGTGCCTCGCTGGCCGCGGCGCACATCCGGCGCTCGTCGCTGGAGGCCACGGACTGGCTCACCCGCTACTTCGATGCCTACCTGGTCCCGCTGGTGCATGCCCTGTGCCGCTACGACCTGGCATTCATGCCGCACGGGGAGAACGTCATCCTGGTGCTGGAGGATTCGGTGCCGGTGAGGGTGCTGCACAAGGACCTGGCCGAGGAGATCGCGGTGCTCGGGGACCGGCTGGCGCTGCCGCCCGAGGTGGAGCGGATCCGCGCCGCGGTCCCGGATTCCGAGCGCCGGCTGGTGGTCTTCACCGACATCGTCGACTGCTTCCTGCGCTTCCTGGCACCAATGCTGGCCCGCGAGGGGATCTGCAGCGAGGACGTCTTCTGGGAAACCGCGGCGGAGAGGCTGCTGGCCTACCGGGCCCGTAACCCGGAAACCACTGCGGCATTCGACGCGCTGGAGCTGTTCGCACCGGACTTCGAGCTCTCCTGCCTGAACCGGCTGCAGCTGCGCAACAACGCCCGGATGCTCGATCTCACCGACCAGTCCGGCGGGCTGATCTACGCCGGCACCCTGGCCAACCCGATGGCCGGGCTCGGGATCTAA
- a CDS encoding lysine N(6)-hydroxylase/L-ornithine N(5)-oxygenase family protein: MSAPLHDRIWDAVGIGAGPFNLGFAALADTVPGLEVLVLERAEEFAWHPGMMLEGTHLQVPFMADLVTMADPAHPLSFLNHLKDTGRLYPFYIRENFYPLREEYNNYLRWAAARLPAVRFGAHVAAARYANGVYELDVHTGDGVSTVRTRRLVLGTGTTPHVPSVVPECVLGTGAAVHSSGYRPARAAIAAGSRIAVVGSGQSAAEVFADLLGTLGPEQHLQWVTRSARFFPLEYTKLTLEMTSPEYIDHFHGLPQGTRDTLSASQKGLYKGINADLIDEIHEMLYRRQVSGHAPVTLRAATSLQGIEHRDGALQLRLRNQDDGGEFSAATDTLVLATGYSYREPAFLAGLGKRINRLPGGRLDVDRHYAISDDADVLVQNAELHTHGFTAPDLGMGAYRNSVIINRILGYEHYAVEKRIGFQSFGSPAAAPASPSPSLEGAHA; this comes from the coding sequence ATGAGCGCGCCGCTTCACGACCGCATCTGGGATGCCGTGGGCATCGGCGCCGGCCCCTTCAACCTCGGCTTCGCCGCGCTGGCGGACACCGTGCCCGGGCTCGAGGTGCTGGTGCTTGAGCGCGCCGAGGAATTCGCCTGGCACCCGGGCATGATGCTCGAGGGAACCCACCTGCAGGTTCCCTTCATGGCCGACCTGGTCACCATGGCCGACCCCGCCCACCCGCTGTCCTTCCTGAACCACCTGAAGGACACCGGACGCCTCTACCCGTTCTACATCCGCGAGAACTTCTACCCGCTGCGCGAGGAGTACAACAACTACCTGCGCTGGGCGGCCGCCCGCCTGCCCGCGGTCCGCTTCGGTGCGCACGTGGCCGCCGCCCGCTACGCCAACGGCGTGTACGAGCTCGACGTGCACACCGGCGACGGGGTCTCCACCGTGCGCACCCGGCGCCTGGTGCTGGGCACCGGCACCACCCCGCATGTTCCCTCCGTCGTCCCCGAATGCGTGTTGGGAACCGGGGCCGCGGTACACAGCAGCGGCTACCGCCCCGCCCGCGCAGCGATCGCCGCAGGCTCCCGCATCGCGGTGGTGGGCAGCGGGCAGAGCGCCGCGGAGGTCTTCGCCGACCTGCTCGGAACCCTGGGCCCGGAGCAGCACCTGCAGTGGGTGACCCGCTCCGCGCGATTCTTCCCGCTCGAATACACCAAACTGACCCTGGAAATGACCTCCCCGGAATACATCGACCACTTCCACGGGTTGCCGCAGGGCACCCGCGACACGCTTTCGGCCAGCCAGAAGGGGCTGTACAAGGGCATCAACGCGGACCTGATCGACGAGATCCACGAGATGCTCTACCGCCGCCAGGTTTCGGGGCACGCCCCGGTCACACTCCGTGCCGCCACTTCCCTGCAGGGAATCGAGCACCGCGACGGCGCCCTTCAGCTGCGCCTGCGCAACCAGGACGACGGCGGGGAGTTCTCCGCGGCCACCGACACCCTGGTGCTTGCCACCGGCTATTCCTACCGCGAGCCGGCCTTCCTGGCCGGCCTCGGGAAACGCATCAACCGGCTGCCCGGCGGCAGGTTGGATGTGGACCGGCACTACGCGATCAGCGACGATGCCGACGTGCTGGTGCAGAACGCCGAGCTGCACACCCACGGCTTCACGGCCCCCGATTTGGGCATGGGCGCCTACCGCAACTCGGTGATCATCAACCGGATCCTGGGGTACGAGCACTACGCGGTGGAAAAACGCATCGGGTTCCAGTCCTTCGGCAGCCCCGCCGCCGCCCCCGCATCGCCCTCCCCCTCGCTCGAAGGAGCCCACGCATGA